A stretch of the Panicum virgatum strain AP13 chromosome 9N, P.virgatum_v5, whole genome shotgun sequence genome encodes the following:
- the LOC120688472 gene encoding leukocyte receptor cluster member 1 homolog: protein MGGHGGLNILPQKRWNVYNFDNREKVRNDEAAAAREEQLQREAERRRESDLRLAALRRNRGLVQAEPPSTTATPAPDGAAAEGPADALPSPASDGDHINLFSGRSGAAADFAALASASGGRGAARERDPDANPNQKNPKKRKKEEEVRAVGPDEEKYRLGYGLAGKGVAVPWYMSSPAAAAAKEGRARYAGEGSGGKRNGGKKNIEELREERRNREAKEKERERAVLAAAGRKERWADRGRQSRWAR from the exons ATGGGCGGGCACGGCGGCCTGAACATCCTGCCGCAGAAGCGGTGGAACGTCTACAACTTCGACAACCGCGAGAAAGTCCGCAAtgacgaggccgccgccgcccgcgaggagcagctccagcgcgaggccgagcgccgccgcgagtcggacctccgcctcgccgcgctccgccgcAACCGGGGCCTCGTCCAGGCGGAGCCGCCCTCTACCACCGCCACGCCTGCTCccgacggcgccgcggcggagggtcCGGCGGACGCCCTTCCGTCGCCGGCCTCCGACGGAGACCACATCAACCTCTTTTCGGGGaggtccggcgccgccgccgacttcGCCGCGCTCGCCTCGGCCAGCGGCGGGAGGGGCGCCGCGCGTGAGCGGGACCCCGACGCCAACCCTAACCAGAAGAACcctaagaagaggaagaaggaggaggaggtccgGGCGGTGGGGCCCGACGAGGAGAAGTACAGGCTGGGCTACGGCCTCGCCGGCAAGGGCGTCGCGGTGCCCTGGTACATGTCGAGcccggcggctgcagcggccaAGGAGGGCAGGGCCAGATACGCAGGGGAAGGGAGCGGGGGGAAGAGGAATGGAGGGAAGAAGAACATAGAGGAGCTGAGGGAGGAGAGAAGGAATAGGGAGGCCAAGGAGAAGGAGCGCGAGCGTGCTGTGTTGGCTGCtgcagggaggaaggagaggtgGGCTGATCGGGGGCGCCAGTCGAG ATGGGCTCGGTGA